In Argopecten irradians isolate NY chromosome 11, Ai_NY, whole genome shotgun sequence, one DNA window encodes the following:
- the LOC138334844 gene encoding uncharacterized protein gives MATSHVIWFLLSVAQIPGIIGTYCYHYDTYYFTWIYVGFCTDGCCDYTCCAATTTQSSVKDDDHLIAIVLGSVLGGIFFIAMVIILFVLCCHCYKAQNRIHDGIVVNRPPYPTAPAWGPHHAPPHHLPPIHHGHEVFHRPPNAANPSRIQMNPLPAYQPEALPPPPAYNYIPPPNGPLPPVPPGSNAVTPATAPVFPPPPENQNQMT, from the exons ATGGCTACCAGTCATGTAATCTGGTTCCTTCTTTCGGTGGCACAAATCCCAG GTATAATTGGTACTTACTGTtaccactatgatacctactaCTTCACTTGGATCTATGTGGGCTTCTGTACCGATGGATGTTGTGACTACACGTGCTGTGCCGCAACTACTACACAATCCTCTGTGAAAGACGATGACCATCT AATAGCTATCGTGCTTGGCAGTGTACTAGGAGGTATATTCTTTATCGCCATGGTCATCATCCTCTTCGTGTTGTGCTGCCATTGCTACAAGGCACAAAACAGGATACATGATGGAATTGTTGTGAATAGACCACCGTATCCGACAGCACCAG CTTGGGGTCCCCACCATGCACCTCCTCATCACCTGCCTCCCATTCACCACGGACACGAAGTTTTTCACCGACCGCCAAATGCAGCAAATCCGTCGCGGATTCAGATGAACCCTTTACCTGCCTACCAACCCGAAGCCTTGCCACCTCCTCCCGCCTACAATTACATTCCTCCACCCAATGGACCTCTTCCTCCAGTCCCACCCGGTTCTAATGCCGTTACTCCGGCTACGGCCCCTGTTTTTCCTCCTCCTCCCGAAAACCAAAATCAGATGACATAG